The DNA region CCGAGCACCGCTTCGTCGGCCAGGACCGGAGGCACCGAGCCAAGGTCCCGGACGAGACGGGCCCGGAGCTCGAGCTCCGCGCCGCAGAGCCGGAGCGCGCGTTCGACGGCCTCGCGGGGGTCGACGGGCCGCGTCGCCCCGGGGGCGCTCGCCGAGAGGCGGCGCAGATCGGTCATGATGGTGGCGACCTGCGTCGCGGCGCGCTCGGCCTCCCGGAGCTCAGTCACGAGCTCGGCCAGAGCCTTGCCCGTGAGCGGCTGGCTCTCGTCGAGGTGTTCGAGCCGCTCGACGGCCAGGCTGACGTTGCCGAGGACCACCGCGAGCGGGTTATTCACCGCGTGGCCCATGCCCCCCGCCAGTCGTCCCACCGAGGCGGCGCGGTCGGCGGCCAGGAGCTGGGCCTCGGCCCGCTTCCGCTCGGAGATGTCCCGGTCCACGGCCACGTAGCCGAGGAGCTCGCCGTTCGGCCCGCGTAGCGTCGTGACGACAGTTTCCACGGGGACGCGGGAGCCGTCTCGGTGCGTGAGGAGCACCTCCCCCCGGAAGACGCCTTCCGTGGCGAGAGTGTGCATTGCCTGCTCGCGGCTCGAGCCGGGAAACTCGGTCTGGCGGACCTCAGATCCGGTTCGACCGAGCACCTCCTCGGCGCGCCAGCCCAGCATGCGCTCGGCGGCCGGGTTCCAGCGGGTGAGCCGCAGCTCCGCGTCGCTGGCGATCACCGCGTCGGACACGCTACTCAGGATGAGGGAGAGCGCTGTCTCCCGTTCCCGCACCGCGCGCTCGGCGGCGCGGCGGGCCGTGACGTCCCGGACCACAGCAGCCACCAGGATTCCATCAGGCCCTTCGAGCGGGCTCAGGCTGATCTCCACCGGCACCGTCGTGCCGTCCTTGCGCAGCGCCTGGAGCTCGAGCCCCGCGCCCATCGGCCGGCTCCGCGCGTGGGCCACGAAGCCTTGCCGGTCGGCCACGTGCCGGGCCCGGGCGGCCTCGGGGACCAGCCGCTCCACCGGCTCTCCGAGGAGCTCCCGCTCCGCGTAGCCGAAGAGCCCCTCTCCCATCGCGTTGAGCAGACGGATGCGGCCCGCCTGATCCACGATCAGCACCGCGTCCCCGAGCGTCCGGATGAGCTCGGCGAGAGCGCGTGCGCTTGCATCTCGCGACCACTGTTTGAACATGCTCGGTCCACCCCTGTCCAATTCCCAAACCCGTGCCCGAAACGTAGCACGGACCGTCTGCTCTGGCCGTGGCCGTGCGGTGGACAGGCGGGTCCTTCCGGGCTATGAAGGCCAGCGCGGCGCGGTGGTTGGACGGGGGGCACGAAGCGGTCGTGCCGACGCGAAGGGGAAGCCATGCAGACCCAGCTCTTCATCAGCGGCGAGTTTCGGGCCGCAGCCTCCGGGAAGACCTTTTCGGTAGAGAACCCGGCCACCGAGGAGACCCTGGCCCAGGTCGCCGACGCGGGGGGCGCCGACGTGGACGCGGCGGTCTCGGCGGCGCGGGCCTGCTTCGAGTCCGAGGCCTATCGCCGGCTCTCGGCGCGCGCCCGCGGCAAGCTCTTGCTGCGGCTCGCGGACGCGCTCGAAAGCCATCGTGAGGATCTCGCGCGGCTCGAGAGCTTGCAGAACGGCAAGCCGATCTTCGAGGCCCAGATCGAGCTCGCGATGACCGCCGAGGTCTTTCGCTACTACGGCGGCTACGCGGACAAAGTCTTCGGCCAGACCCTGCCCGTCGAGGGTAATGCGCTCGCCTACACGCTGCGCGAGCCGGT from Deltaproteobacteria bacterium includes:
- a CDS encoding PAS domain S-box protein — encoded protein: MFKQWSRDASARALAELIRTLGDAVLIVDQAGRIRLLNAMGEGLFGYAERELLGEPVERLVPEAARARHVADRQGFVAHARSRPMGAGLELQALRKDGTTVPVEISLSPLEGPDGILVAAVVRDVTARRAAERAVRERETALSLILSSVSDAVIASDAELRLTRWNPAAERMLGWRAEEVLGRTGSEVRQTEFPGSSREQAMHTLATEGVFRGEVLLTHRDGSRVPVETVVTTLRGPNGELLGYVAVDRDISERKRAEAQLLAADRAASVGRLAGGMGHAVNNPLAVVLGNVSLAVERLEHLDESQPLTGKALAELVTELREAERAATQVATIMTDLRRLSASAPGATRPVDPREAVERALRLCGAELELRARLVRDLGSVPPVLADEAVLGQCFLHLLLNAAQALSRAPRGDHEIRVSTHSDAAGNAVVEIADTGPGIPAEVRDALFVPFGGQDLFSGRRQLGLPLVHRTATDLGGTFEVLPRDPRGTIVRLTLPAIAAKELGAHPVESAAASPARGRVLVVDDDPLIRSVLKRVLSAEHDVTLLPDGSAALDYLVGGAPADLVLCDLMMPGLSGADLYERLQEVRPEILPRVVFITGGAFREETREFLARANAPCLQKPIAPAELRAFVAARLAG